Proteins from a genomic interval of Bradyrhizobium sp. CCGB01:
- a CDS encoding mannose-1-phosphate guanylyltransferase/mannose-6-phosphate isomerase has translation MDKRIIPLIMCGGAGTRLWPASREVRPKQFLPLFGTRSTFQDTLLRVSDASLFDRPIVITNASYRFMVLEQLAEIGIEADVILEPMRRDSGPAIAAGAVFAQNRSGEAIVLALAADHVVQDNAAFVAACREGLTAASAGRIVTFGVKPERPATEYGYISPGEVISGEVHAVARFVEKPDAVKAADYVSSGYLWNSGNFMFPATVLLDEYRRVDAASVEAISNAVANAGRDLGFVTLEPEAFGAAKAISIDYAVMEKTSRAAVVPVSCGWSDVGSWHAVWELSDKDAQGNASHGTAVFEDSRNCNVTTDQALVALEGVDDLVVVATADAVLVSRQKDANGLKRLVTKLKTVAPKVTEEHLKVHRPWGSYQSVDNGERHQVKRIVVKPGGRLSLQKHHHRAEHWIVVRGAARVTVNETVKTVHENESIYIPMGAVHRMENPGKIMLELIEVQTGSYLGEDDIIRIEDDYQRS, from the coding sequence CAAGCAGTTCCTGCCGTTGTTCGGCACGCGCTCGACCTTCCAGGACACGCTGCTGCGCGTGTCCGATGCCTCGCTGTTCGATCGTCCGATCGTCATCACCAATGCGTCCTATCGCTTCATGGTGCTGGAGCAACTCGCCGAGATCGGCATCGAGGCCGACGTGATCCTCGAGCCGATGCGGCGCGATTCCGGCCCCGCGATCGCCGCGGGCGCGGTGTTCGCGCAGAACCGCTCCGGTGAAGCGATCGTGCTCGCGCTCGCCGCCGACCACGTGGTGCAGGACAATGCGGCTTTCGTCGCGGCGTGCCGCGAAGGCCTCACCGCCGCGAGCGCCGGGCGCATCGTCACCTTCGGCGTCAAGCCGGAGCGGCCGGCGACCGAATACGGCTATATCAGCCCGGGCGAGGTGATCTCCGGCGAGGTGCACGCCGTCGCGCGCTTCGTCGAAAAGCCTGATGCCGTGAAGGCGGCCGACTACGTCAGCTCGGGCTATCTCTGGAACAGCGGCAACTTCATGTTCCCGGCCACCGTCCTGCTCGACGAATATCGCAGGGTCGACGCGGCAAGCGTCGAGGCGATCTCCAATGCCGTCGCCAATGCGGGCCGCGATCTCGGCTTCGTGACGCTGGAGCCCGAGGCGTTCGGCGCGGCGAAGGCGATCTCGATCGACTATGCGGTGATGGAGAAGACCTCGCGCGCTGCGGTCGTGCCCGTGTCCTGCGGCTGGTCCGACGTCGGCTCCTGGCACGCGGTGTGGGAATTGTCGGACAAGGACGCGCAAGGCAACGCGTCGCACGGCACTGCCGTGTTCGAGGACTCGCGCAACTGCAACGTCACCACCGACCAGGCGCTGGTCGCGCTCGAAGGCGTCGACGATCTCGTCGTGGTCGCCACCGCGGATGCGGTGCTGGTCTCGCGCCAGAAGGACGCCAACGGCCTGAAGCGGCTCGTCACCAAGCTCAAGACGGTCGCGCCGAAGGTCACCGAGGAGCATCTCAAAGTGCACCGGCCCTGGGGCAGCTATCAGTCCGTCGACAACGGCGAGCGTCACCAGGTCAAGCGCATCGTGGTGAAGCCGGGCGGGCGGCTGTCGCTGCAGAAGCATCATCATCGCGCCGAGCACTGGATCGTCGTGCGCGGCGCCGCCCGGGTCACCGTCAACGAGACCGTGAAGACGGTGCATGAGAACGAGTCGATCTACATCCCGATGGGCGCGGTGCACCGGATGGAGAACCCCGGTAAAATCATGCTGGAACTCATCGAGGTCCAGACCGGAAGCTATCTCGGGGAAGACG